One window from the genome of Vanessa tameamea isolate UH-Manoa-2023 chromosome 13, ilVanTame1 primary haplotype, whole genome shotgun sequence encodes:
- the LOC113397929 gene encoding uncharacterized protein LOC113397929, whose translation MINLNNISDLDEKYEEGYSDETSIRWSNVLFIPFHPVFRSVVIAVVMIKTIIGPIQSVYPIVYCWETMEDIPELSFIKILYLYFCDPIYGLDTFLHMLHRQVTEEAMRREYLPKSAFLLLLDILSLIPFYRIMAEEVCSPVELWPNILSFTEFVIIYRVADSFSLLTTHKFIWIVCGYTIMLAISINCVTCFILLLTSHGLCKNCKTGIYDWRSAVMHKLNETDVYFSTYVYGASIVLSYAVNNQFDEIKPSTLSEYIIISILLIGGNILLTFIVFPKMVAEALLKFRRICIYYPQVKRIIEETQRRNPNSKAYIEVKKFYELMWHKRNGITWIPEVITELPRYLRVDIRQDLVWPVFYHSPTLRKTSAPFKRWLSEYVRFDYKLPGERLYTGLHCNSNLYYLKSGIVQLISMDDASTPLISVTSGTIFGDINFFLPASKRKVIVRCLTYCEVLYIARVDILNSLHKYPEDRRMILRLTKGRIKHARTLYTCKQHVRGLDRAEDEGIAWVKRRWWELSDALSNWKKRSSKKEGDKCELPAEDTVYHCAKYIGQLVLCSDIQLQMNSMFSNVKFPWIFVPDSTFGRIWKKIVTSTVFWVLLLYPPYITRNDIPTWFKFFQFWTDLVYILDIVVSLLTSVVKNENITDNFAAVMFARCKSTRFVLDVLSTVWIENLVLICGVPQLYAACQFNRLIKIYVLFSEWEINKNPVYDVCYKITLINVSFIYIVSYFIFLVDKSTPNLTTSYFYGEVFCKRGTSDDKCDFEGVHPLIVALAWTLEYLYYEYLPSTLMDIYFALLISYISFIVYIYCKTNLVASLYLKYREICNYQYFVANIKKHYTHHKIHPDLLKRLNRYLICHWKYYKGMDVMHPNYLKNEPYDIYWKVHGEVAERVIKESRAFISADPALIKELAYKGKFLVLPKNSTIILYGIVCKNVSWIVQGSVLCEYPDDQGELVTIKYNPGELLTSFGVFFGTVSLRTLSAYTECEILYVKTQDFNNIIKHYPNEMAHFQHCIEEFSPKIDLMVQDYIKKHKNVIFMHFWMLFRAIVVAVSIATTAIQGGSGACYKKPFQILSEICDFIALIDICMKLFMGYYDERGLLITSLRKTVIHYVSRGFVFDLIGCLPCYQIINLFTTKTINEANGMLLDTISKFAHLYILMGYFNYIADRPNISFAFLMILKWQVVSLLVMLGSAHYFVSQCIDFEWGENFILERMSRRNHCWLPSYLPLDENPTKYQLHMVYAESLNLAQSGFMRFNLGKFQINREHLGVGFVLFVIGGMFWYVMCYSLTLLVLNYRGNTLFQHGVNQLRRFLKAERVDNKLIKRAVAHFRYWWLRTKGINIQSLMNERIGVIFRQDLSYYFFKKAVEATDTLLCGAESVERHLASASTQLYFLPHETIVRQMGLTPYVFIVHRGKIMIKKDGADLAILSKGSIFGQLDESTPRPLRISAVSTEYADLLQIPIKDFQEIIGNKGRENIAKNPQAKYDYMCVKNIVTENPYNTIRYLLRRRKTIKCPWMKERVKARSGTWYSRFLYVTWLFGPVISAFLVLLLVTLPEGNNLEMIFFFTILDIIHLLHMIADFYSTELIVIQRKCVDVPVRWGILKKWQFYIDALSIILPITTYFTGNRAYSLTRLLRLRLLYNFHQHLCKGFESTIAPILLKFIIVTLLLHCMTCGWIYVACRGTELPLDIPVLPPDINATIDYSEWSSPSQRKGGGCVRITRSYFENNKNKFSFLVPIKWTADYIVAMLYIIIIYTHTEVDIVVALTLKQVYYKLFINYIFYPTEIWILSVAISAVYTKFRELYAYDYDVNSLITSLRHSGLSPTLLESVQEYTKQLWQRQRGNWLPELAHQAPNCLREDLLGSLYMHHLHSAPLFRDLPEYFNRQLVARLRRVVIFPGKYIVQEGDIFSFMCFIHEGEVEKWYTDKNGERKMLSVLNTNGYFGLLPGLFPNTPFQFSYFSRTVVDMVFLRHKDWQDLLQGYPDVKEKLYAAAKQYRRDTV comes from the exons atgaTTAATCTGAACAACATAAGTGACCTTGATGAAAAATATGAAGAGGGCTATTCTGACGAAACTTCAATACGCTGGAGTAATGTACTCTTCATTCCATTCCACCCAGTGTTCAGGAGTGTCGTTATTGCTGTGGTCatgattaaaacaattatt GGTCCTATTCAGTCGGTTTATCCTATAGTTTACTGCTGGGAGACGATGGAAGATATACCGGAATTGTCGTTTATTAAGATTCTCTATTTGTACTTTTGCGATCCAATTTATGGCCTAGATACATTTCTTCATATGCTTCACAG ACAAGTAACCGAGGAAGCTATGAGGCGGGAGTATTTGCCAAAATCAGCATTCTTACTTTTGCTTGATATTCTATCTTTAATTCCTTTTTATCGCATTATGGCTGAAGAAGTGTGTTCCCCAGTCGAATTATGGCCAAATATACTTTCATTCACTGAATTTGTTAT tatCTACAGAGTAGCGGATAGTTTTTCTCTGTTAACTACTCATAAATTTATCTGGATTGTTTGCGGATATACAATAATGTTAGCAATAAGTATCAATTGTGTTacttgttttatacttttactgACATCGCATGGTCTTtgcaaaaattgtaaaactgGAATATATGATTGGCGGTCTGCCGTGATGCATAAA ctaAACGAAACTGACGTTTACTTCTCTACGTATGTTTATGGAGCATCAATAGTTTTATCATATGCTGTTAATAAccaatttgatgaaataaaacCTTCGACTTTATCAGAATACATTATCATTAGCATATTGTTAATCGGAGGAAATATCCTActaacatttattgtatttcCAAAGATGGTTGCTGAGGCACTATTAAAGTTTCGAAGAATATGCATTTATTATCCACAGGTGAAAAGAATCATTGAGGAAACACAAAGACGTAATCCAAATTCAAAAGCCTATATAGAGGTTAAAAAGTTCTATGAGCTTATGTGGCATAAACGAAATGGCATAACTTGGATACCGGAAGTAATAACAGAGTTACCGAGATATTTGAGAGTTGACATCAGGCAAGATTTAGTTTGGCCAGTTTTTTATCATAGCCCAACTTTAAGAAAAACTTCAGCTCCTTTTAAACGTTGGCTTAGTGAATACGTTAGATTCGACTATAAGTTGCCCGGTGAAAGACTGTACACTGGACTACATTGCAAttcgaatttatattatcttaaatcTGGTATAGTTCAATTAATATCTATGGATGATGCATCAACACCCTTGATTTCTGTAACGAGTGGGACAATTTTTGGTGATATTAACTTCTTTCTCCCTGCTTCAAAGAGAAAAGTGATTGTTCGTTGTCTGACTTATTGTGAAGTCTTATATATAGCACGTGTAGATATTCTTAATTCATTACATAAATATCCAGAAGATCGTCGTATGATATTGCGTCTAACAAAAGGAAGGATTAAGCACGCTCGTACTTTGTACACGTGTAAGCAACATGTTAGAGGTTTAGATAGGGCAGAAGACGAAGGTATCGCGTGGGTTAAAAGACGGTGGTGGGAACTTTCTGACGCCTTATCCAACTGGAAAAAGCGATCTTCTAAGAAAGAAGGTGACAAGTGTGAATTACCGGCAGAAGACACGGTTTACCATTGTGCAAAATATATTGGGCAATTAGTGCTGTGTAGTGATATACAGCTACAAATGAATTCCATGTTCTCTAATGTTAAATTTCCATGGATATTCGTACCAGATTCCACATTTGGTCGAATatggaaaaaaattgtaacttcTACTGTTTTTTGGGTATTATTATTGTACCCTCCATACATAACCAGAAACGACATACCTACGTGGTTTAAATTTTTCCAGTTTTGGACTGATCTTGTTTATATTCTTGATATCGTAGTTTCACTTTTAACTTCTGTAGTGAAGAATGAAAATATCACAGATAATTTCGCTGCTGTAATGTTCGCTCGCTGTAAAAGTACAAGATTCGTTTTAGATGTTCTGTCGACTGTATGGATAGAGAATTTGGTGCTAATTTGTGGTGTACCTCAGTTATACGCTGCCTGTCAATTCAATcgcttaatcaaaatatacgttttatttagCGAATGGGAAATTAACAAGAATCCAGTTTACgatgtttgttataaaatcaCCTTGATAAACGTCTCCTTCATTTACATCGTCAGctactttatttttttggttGACAAAAGCACTCCAAATTTAACGACATCTTATTTTTATGGCGAAGTATTTTGTAAAAGAGGAACATCTGATGACAAATGTGATTTCGAAGGAGTTCACCCGCTTATTGTTGCGTTAGCTTGGACTTTAGAATATTTGTATTACGAGTACCTTCCAAGCACATTGATGGATATATACTTTGCACTTTTAATCAGCTACATATCGTTTATAGTTTACATTTATTGCAAAACCAATTTGGTTGCAtctctttatttgaaatatagggaaatttgtaattatcaatattttgtggcaaatattaaaaaacattacacacatCATAAAATTCATCCCGATTTACTCAAGCgcttaaatagatatttaatatgcCATTGGAAATATTATAAGGGTATGGATGTAATGCATccgaactatttaaaaaatgaacctTACGACATTTATTGGAAAGTTCACGGTGAAGTTGCAGAGAGAGTAATAAAAGAATCAAGAGCTTTTATATCTGCTGATCCTGCTCTTATAAAAGAGTTAGCGTATAAAGGAAAATTTCTGGTACTTCCCAAGAATTCGACCATTATTCTTTATGGTATAGTGTGTAAGAACGTATCGTGGATCGTgcag ggCTCAGTTTTATGTGAATATCCTGATGATCAGGGCGAGCTAgtaacaataaagtataatcCGGGAGAATTGCTAACATCTTTTGGAGTATTTTTTGGTACCGTTTCTTTGAGAACCTTGAGCGCCTACACTGAATGTGAA attttgtatgtaaaaactcaagattttaataatataattaaacattatccgAACGAGATGGCACATTTTCAACATTGCATTGAAGAATTTTCTCCGAAAATTGATCTTATGGtgcaagattatataaaaaaacataaaaatgtaat cttCATGCACTTTTGGATGTTATTCCGCGCAATTGTCGTTGCCGTTTCTATAGCAACAACTGCTATTCaag gtGGTAGTGGAGCTTGTTACAAAAAACCGTTTCAAATATTAAGTGAAATCTGCGATTTCATTGCACTTATCGATATTTGTATGAAACTATTT ATGGGTTATTACGATGAACGAGGCTTACTAATCACAAGCTTACGTAAAACTGTTATCCACTATGTTTCTCGTGGCTTTGTATTCGATCTCATCGGATGTTTGCCGTGCtaccaaattattaatttatttaccacAAAAACCATCAACGAGGCCAATGGGATGTTATTGGACACAATTAGTAAATTCGCACATTTATATATTCTCATGGGATACTTTAATTACATAGCCGACAGGCCAAATATAAGCTTTGCATTTTTAATG ATACTGAAGTGGCAAGTCGTTTCTCTGCTTGTAATGCTTGGGTCAGCTCATTACTTCGTAAGTCAATGTATAGATTTTGAATGGGGAGAAAATTTTATTCTAGAGAGAATGTCACGTAGAAATCATTGCTGGTTGCCAAGCTACCTTCCACTTGATGAAAATCCTACTAAATATCAGCTACACATG GTTTATGCGGAAAGTCTAAACCTTGCTCAGAGCGGTTTTATGAGATTTAATCTTGGaaagtttcaaataaatcgTGAACACCTCGGAGTTGGATTCGTACTTTTCGTTATTGGAGGTATGTTCTG GTATGTGATGTGTTACTCATTAACTCTACTTGTATTAAATTATCGCGGTAATACGTTATTTCAACACGGAGTAAATCAATTGAGAAGATTCTTGAAAGCGGAGAGAGTCGATAACAAACTCATCAAACGAGCGGTAGCCCATTTTAGATATTGGTGGTTAAG gaCAAAAGGAATAAACATACAGAGCTTAATGAATGAACGCATAGGCGTTATATTTAGACAGGACTTGAGTTactatttctttaaaaa gGCTGTGGAAGCTACTGATACTCTTCTGTGCGGTGCCGAAAGCGTAGAACGACACCTGGCAAGCGCTTCAACCCAACTTTATTTTCTTCCACACGAAACTATCGTGAGACAAATGGGTCTTACTCCTTACGTTTTCATCGTTCACCGaggaaaaataatgattaaaaaagaCGGTGCTGATTTAGCTATTTTATCAAAG GGTTCGATATTTGGCCAATTAGACGAATCTACTCCCAGACCGCTACGCATTTCTGCCGTGTCTACAGAATATGCCGACCTTCTACAGATACCCATAAAAGATTTTCAGGAAATCATTGGTAACAAG GGAAGAGAAAATATTGCCAAAAATCCACAAGCAAAATACGATTATATGtgtgttaaaaatatagtaactgAAAATCCATATAATACAATAAGGTATTTGCTTAGACGGCGAAAAACTATCAAGTGCCCG tggATGAAGGAACGAGTGAAGGCAAGATCTGGTACTTGGTACTCTCGATTCCTGTACGTTACCTGGTTATTTGGTCCAGTGATATCAGCCTTTTTAGTTCTTCTTTTAGTAACGTTGCCTGAAGGGAATAATTTGgagatgatattttttttcacgatTTTGGATATCATCCATTTACTTCACATGATAGCTGATTTTTACTCC ACTGAACTGATAGTGATTCAAAGAAAATGCGTAGATGTTCCTGTACGTTGGGGTATTTTGAAGAAGTGGCAGTTTTACATTGACGCACTGTCTATCATTTTACCAATAACAACATATTTTACTGGTAATAGAGCTTATAGTTTGACGAGGCTCCTAAGATTGCGTCTGCTCTATAATTTTCATCAACACTTATGCAAGGGATTTGAg AGCACAATTGctccaatattattaaaatttataatagtaaccCTTTTGCTCCATTGCATGACGTGTGGCTGGATATATGTGGCATGTCGAG GTACGGAGTTGCCATTAGATATACCAGTTCTACCACCAGATATAAATGCTACGATTGATTACAGCGAATGGAGCTCACCTAGCCAAAGGAAaggag GTG gaTGCGTTCGAATAACAAGGagctattttgaaaataataaaaataaattcagtttCCTGGTACCTATAAAATGGACTGCGGATTATATCGTCGCAATGctgtacataataattatatatactcaCACGGAAGTCGATATC gtaGTTGCGCTCACATTGAAACAAGTTTACTACAAACTGTTCATCAACTATATCTTTTATCCGACAGAAATTTGGATTCTTAGTGTAGCTATTAGTGCTGTTTACACGAAGTTTCGAGAACTTTACGCTTACGACTACGACGTCAATAGTCTAATTACGTCTCTTCGACATAGTGGCTTGTCTCCCACTCTGTTGGAATCGGTACAGGAATATACGAAGCAACTGTGGCAAAGGCAGAGAG GTAATTGGCTTCCGGAATTAGCTCATCAAGCTCCAAATTGTCTTCGCGAAGACTTACTTGGATCATTATATATGCATCACCTACACTCGGCTCCCTTGTTCCGAGACCTTCCAGAATATTTCAATCGGCAACTGGTTGCTAGATTACGAAGAGTCGTGATTTTTCCTG GTAAATACATCGTTCAGGAAGgagatatattttcattcatgTGTTTTATTCACGAAGGCGAAGTTGAAAAGTGGTATACGGATAAGAA
- the LOC113397930 gene encoding uncharacterized protein LOC113397930 codes for MSGIDPRYLAAFTDNSTGYIATGQLHREFNPIAVNALGSDYQNRNFIGAERTENKRYAPQRIPNDTSNKQTEIDLLKNEVQYQVKTRGEKLKELYINGTRVYSGSVENILKWHKSLQDIGVMVLYEIVGKCVSVRAGESCAKNLVVRDDNGPAIQVVYYEIDFLLPELKIPCMIRVIGRVMPGTSRLQAFNVRPAIGDDVASLPRRAAVASHHITKLCKEYFN; via the exons ATGTCTGGAATTGATCCCCGTTATTTGGCGGCATTTACAGATAACAGCACTGGATACATTGCTAcag GACAATTACATAGAGAGTTTAATCCAATCGCTGTTAACGCACTCGGCAGCGATTACCAGAATCGCAATTTCATTGGAGCCGAAAGGACCGAAAATAAACGCTATGCACCACAAAGGATTCCGAACG ATacttcaaacaaacaaacggaAATTGATTTATTGAAGAACGAAGTACAGTATCAAGTTAAAACTCGTGGAGAGAAACTAAAA gaGTTATATATAAATGGCACACGCGTATATTCTGGATCTGTTGAGAACATTCTAAAATGGCATAAGTCGCTACAAGACATAGGGGTTATGGTTCTTTATGAAATAGTCG gtaaaTGTGTCAGCGTAAGAGCTGGAGAATCTTGCGCTAAGAACTTGGTCGTGAGAGATGATAATGGCCCAGCTATTCAAGTAGTCTACTATGAAATAGACTTTTTGTTACCGGAATTGAAAATACCTTGTATGATAAG GGTGATAGGACGTGTAATGCCGGGAACGAGTAGATTGCAAGCGTTCAATGTGCGACCCGCCATTGGCGATGACGTCGCTTCACTGCCACGCCGCGCTGCTGTCGCTTCTCATCACATCACGAAGCTTtgcaaagaatattttaattaa
- the LOC113397882 gene encoding dynactin subunit 5: protein MELQDTYYNKSEYVETASGNKVSRQTVLCGSQNIVLHGKVIVQSDAIIRGDLANVKTGRFCIISKGSVIRPPFKKFSKGVAFFPLQMGDHVFVGENTVVNAAVVGSYVYIGKNVVIGRRCVLKDCCMIEDNSVLPAETVVPSFARYSGNPARLITTLPEAMPDLMTEFTKSYYQHFLPTTVN from the exons atggagCTTCAAGACACGTACTATAACAAATCTGAATACGTCGAAACT GCTTCTGGAAACAAAGTCAGCAGACAAACTGTACTCTGTGGATCCCAAAATATAGTATTACATGGCAAAGTTATAGTTCAAAGCGATGCAATAATCAGAGGTGACTTGGCTAATGTTAAAACTGGGAGATTCTGTATTATCAGTAAGGGTTCAGTTATTCGGCCACCTTTCAAAAAGTTTAGCAAAGG ggtTGCATTCTTTCCTCTACAAATGGGTGATCATGTTTTTGTGGGGGAGAATACAGTCGTAAATGCTGCTGTTGTGGGTTCATATGTCTATATTGGAAAAAATGTTGTtata ggTAGAAGATGTGTACTTAAAGACTGTTGCATGATTGAGGATAACTCAGTGCTGCCGGCAGAAACGGTAGTGCCTTCATTTGCAAGATACTCTGGCAACCCTGCAAGACTCATAACAACACTTCCTGAAGCAATGCCTGATTTAATGACTGAATTTACAAAGAGTTATTATCAACATTTTTTACCAACTACTGTGAATTAA